A DNA window from Fragaria vesca subsp. vesca linkage group LG3, FraVesHawaii_1.0, whole genome shotgun sequence contains the following coding sequences:
- the LOC101299651 gene encoding thiamine thiazole synthase, chloroplastic-like: MASMASILAASSLSTKLQKPSLLESSFHGVPVARVQPLKAATSNGHGLSVSMSAGGSTSAYDLTNFKFEPIKESIVSREMTRRYMTDMITYADTDVVVVGAGSAGLSCAYELSKNPNVQVAIIEQSVSPGGGAWLGGQLFSAMVVRKPAHHFLNELGIDYDEKDGYVVIKHAALFTSTIMSKLLARPNVKLFNAVAAEDLIIKGGRVAGVVTNWALVSMNHDTQSCMDPNVMEAKVVVSSCGHDGPMGATGVKRLRSVGMIESVPGMKALDMNAAEDAIVKLTREIVPGMIVTGMEVAEIDGSPRMGPTFGAMMISGQKAAHLALKALGLPNALDGSYVGGIQPELILAAADSAAEIADA; encoded by the exons ATGGCATCTATGGCTTCCATACTCGCTGCCTCCTCTCTCTCCACCAAGCTCCAGAAGCCATCTCTCCTCGAATCCTCCTTCCACGGCGTCCCCGTGGCTCGCGTTCAGCCACTCAAGGCGGCCACATCCAACGGCCACGGCCTCTCCGTCTCCATGTCCGCCGGTGGCTCCACCAGCGCTTACGACTTGACCAACTTCAAGTTCGAGCCGATCAAGGAGTCCATCGTCTCCCGGGAGATGACCAGGCGATACATGACTGACATGATCACCTACGCCGATACCGACGTCGTCGTCGTCGGTGCCGGTTCGGCCGGCCTGTCGTGCGCCTACGAGCTCAGCAAGAACCCCAATGTGCAGGTCGCTATTATTGAGCAGTCCGTCAGCCCCGGCGGCGGCGCGTGGCTCGGTGGCCAGCTCTTCTCCGCCATG GTAGTGAGGAAACCAGCACATCACTTCCTCAACGAGTTAGGAATTGACTACGACGAGAAGGATGGCTACGTAGTCATCAAGCATGCTGCCCTATTCACCTCAACTATCATGAGCAAGCTCCTTGCCCGTCCTAATGTGAAGCTCTTCAACGCTGTAGCAGCTGAGGATTTGATCATCAAGGGTGGAAGAGTTGCTGGTGTTGTCACCAACTGGGCCTTGGTCTCCATGAACCACGACACACAATCGTGCATGGACCCCAACGTTATGGAGGCCAAGGTTGTGGTTAGCTCATGCGGTCACGATGGACCGATGGGAGCCACCGGAGTAAAGAGGTTGAGGAGCGTTGGGATGATTGAGAGCGTGCCTGGGATGAAGGCATTGGACATGAATGCAGCTGAGGATGCCATTGTGAAGCTAACAAGGGAAATTGTACCTGGAATGATTGTTACTGGCATGGAAGTTGCTGAGATTGATGGCTCGCCAAGAATG GGACCTACATTCGGGGCTATGATGATATCAGGGCAAAAGGCAGCCCATTTAGCGTTGAAGGCACTGGGACTACCCAACGCTCTTGATGGATCATATGTTGGAGGTATCCAGCCAGAACTGATCTTAGCTGCTGCAGATTCTGCTGCCGAGATTGCTGATGCTTGA
- the LOC101299939 gene encoding uncharacterized protein LOC101299939, whose protein sequence is MGLEEGSDRFMKQQEQCQSTRISIASNNKATATLKAVSAAAARVHPPTVKFSDDTERLQHINSIRNSPDGAQVKRVIDLLRKTRQAFTPEGIYENCFVDVNHNQTVFKCLTDNPKVHYDGKCFSYKSKHAVKDRSQLLAIVQKFPEGIPVIDLKDAYPSVMEDLQALKAAGDIWLLSSFSAQEDIAYPNDPKLPRIEVDDDLKTCFRKIELPSNMVDIEKYLQKNGMGPATDSARRSAMVQSLVGSSYCKDKKNKKKKPEISKRTKLTNTHLPELLESWKN, encoded by the exons ATGGGACTAGAAGAAGGATCGGATAGATTCATGAAACAGCAAGAGCAGTGCCAGTCAACCCGTATCAGCATTGCCTCTAACAATAAGGCCACAGCAACTCTGAAAGCTGTGTCTGCAGCAGCTGCTAGGGTTCATCCTCCAACTGTCAAATTTTCAGATGATACAGAGAGGCTCCAACACATTAATAGCATACGGAATTCTCCTGATGGAGCACAGGTCAAGCGTGTTATCGACCTGCTGCGGAAG ACAAGGCAGGCTTTCACGCCTGAGGGAATATACGAAAACTGTTTTGTTGATGTGAACCACAATCAAACTGTCTTTAAGTGTCTGACAGATAACCCAAAAGTTCACTATGATGGAAAATGCTTCTCGTATAAG TCCAAGCATGCTGTGAAGGACAGAAGCCAACTACTGGCCATAGTACAGAAATTTCCAGAGGGCATACCTGTGATTGATCTCAAGGATGCATACCCCAGTGTAATGGAAGACCTGCAG GCTCTAAAAGCTGCTGGTGACATATGGCTTCTTTCAAGCTTCAGTGCACAAGAGGATATAGCATATCCGAATGACCCTAAGTTGCCCCGCATCGAGGTTGATGATGACCTTAAAACATGCTTCAGGAAAATAGAGTTGCCTAGCAATATGGTTGATATTGAGAAGTATCTTCAGAAGAATGGGATGGGGCCTGCCACAGACTCTGCAAGGAGAAGTGCTATGGTTCAGAGTCTAGTCGGGTCTTCTTATTGCAAGGACAAGAAGAACAAGAAGAAGAAGCCTGAGATCAGCAAGAGGACCAAACTAACCAATACCCATCTTCCTGAGCTTTTGGAGAGCTGGAAAAATTAG
- the LOC101290748 gene encoding uncharacterized protein LOC101290748, translated as MTSTSRVPFSSVDYDFLTVSDHRHDHDFMEIDTLESDTEFAFNLQLQEALAASLAPQPSSSAAASVLVGMEQALKDSVQSEIELRRAREDLARAIHDAKVAREIVEIPDDEWEQSGADFAKPFDVGSSSAAAAESEESDFRLYFKGLVSEEQVGDQKLVLAGIGVAICDSRGNLVFEVKKPLIGNGLSRNSAQLKALIEGLTVALCLGMKRITFFCDNNPIFQFINGKWSAKQQKVLDLVNQVKSLRSKFTQCNSRLVPRLEIKFASKLAREAIESHSQMKPAESSNSKNVKETCVICMEDSDVSQIFSVDGCLHRYCFSCMKQHVEVKLFDGILPKCPHEACKSDLSVDSCVKFLTPKHVDTMRQAIKEASIPATDRVYCPYPRCSLLMSKSEVLQYAKETLTGAVERSGLRRCMKCQYRFCINCKVPWHKSITCADYKRSNPNPPEEDTKLNSLASSKLWRQCVKCSHMIELIEGCYHMTCRCNYEFCYNCGAEWKHKKATCKCPLWHEGNIVHDEDGESDEEESDPDSDSD; from the exons ATGACCAGTACCAGTAGAGTCCCCTTCTCCTCCGTCGACTACGATTTCCTCACCGTCTCCGATCACCGCCACGACCACGATTTCATGGAAATTGACACCCTCGAATCCGACACCGAATTCGCCTTCAACCTCCAACTCCAAGAAGCCCTAGCCGCCTCCCTCGCCCCTCAACCCTCCTCCTCCGCCGCCGCTTCCGTCCTCGTAGGAATGGAGCAGGCGCTCAAGGACAGCGTGCAGAGCGAGATTGAATTGCGGCGGGCGAGAGAGGACCTCGCCCGCGCGATTCACGACGCCAAGGTCGCGAGGGAGATCGTCGAAATTCCCGACGACGAGTGGGAACAGTCCGGCGCCGACTTCGCCAAGCCGTTTGATGTAGGCTCTTCGTCGGCGGCGGCGGCGGAGAGTGAGGAGAGCGATTTCAGGCTGTATTTCAAGGGATTGGTGAGCGAGGAACAGGTTGGGGATCAGAAATTGGTGCTGGCCGGAATCGGAGTAGCGATATGTGATTCCAGGGGTAATCTGGTTTTCGAGGTTAAGAAACCGTTGATTGGGAATGGGCTTAGTAGAAATTCGGCCCAATTGAAAGCCTTGATCGAAGGACTTACTGTTGCTCTGTGTTTGGGAATGAAGCGAATTACATTCTTCTGTGATAACAATCCAATTTTTCAGTTT ATTAATGGGAAATGGTCAGCAAAGCAGCAAAAGGTATTAGATCTTGTTAATCAGGTTAAGAGTCTTCGAAGTAAGTTTACGCAATGCAACTCCAGGCTTGTGCCTCGGTTGGAAATTAAGTTTGCATCTAAACTTGCAAGAGAGGCCATAGAGTCTCACTCTCAGATGAAGCCTGCGGAATCCAGCAATAGTAAGAATGTGAAAGAGACTTGTGTGATCTGCATGGAAGATAGTGATGTTAGTCAGATTTTTTCGGTTGATGGCTGCCTTCATCGGTATTGCTTTTCTTGTATGAAACAGCATGTGGAAGTGAAATTGTTTGATGGGATCCTTCCTAAATGTCCTCATGAAGCTTGTAAGTCTGACCTTAGTGTTGACAGTTGTGTGAAATTCTTGACACCTAAACATGTTGACACTATGCGCCAGGCAATAAAGGAAGCTTCAATTCCAGCAACTGATAGAGTTTATTGCCCATATCCAAGGTGCTCTCTCTTAATGTCGAAAAGTGAGGTTTTACAATATGCTAAGGAAACCTTGACGGGGGCTGTGGAACGATCAGGACTAAGGAGATGCATGAAATGTCAATACCGTTTTTGCATCAACTGTAAAGTCCCTTGGCACAAAAGCATCACATGTGCTGACTACAAAAGGTCGAATCCTAATCCTCCAGAAGAGGACACAAAGCTAAATTCCCTTGCTTCAAGTAAGCTTTGGCGCCAGTGTGTGAAGTGCAGCCATATGATTGAACTTATTGAAGGTTGCTACCACATGACTTGCAG GTGTAATTATGAGTTCTGCTATAATTGTGGAGCTGAATGGAAACACAAGAAGGCAACATGTAAATGCCCTCTTTGGCATGAAGGTAATATTGTGCATGATGAGGATGGTGAATCTGATGAAGAGGAGTCGGATCCTGATTCTGATTCTGATTAG